The proteins below come from a single Crossiella sp. CA-258035 genomic window:
- a CDS encoding putative baseplate assembly protein yields MIVTGERADLPGGTTGVRGTELAMIAGVTQTVEQDRPGEKVHTTITLAADLAYRYVHGNVRVHGNVVRATHGASRNEPIGSGDASKPNQSFLLRQEPLAWLAAGALTPTRRSARHAPLGAESTLEIRVDGVRWREVDSLAGHGPTDRVYVTALADNGFLKITFGDGRQGARLPTGVENVRASYRVGLGKAGNLTAGQLTQLTTRPLGVSAVTNPLPADGGANRDDAGQLRRNIPLRVTAFDRLVSVPDYADFARARAGIGRAEARRLYNGTRQVVHVTVAGVDDIPLHPDSEIVTTLRAAFAAHGDAGLPAEVAVREPVLLVIAANIRVHPDHSWDLVEPAVRAALLARLGFAGRELGQPAYLSEVLATAQAVPGVDHVDVDSFAGVPGSITPVGLQQLATDLARPNPSVPARLAQYTVDRYRVEPAKGETETLTAVCAEHGISLAELLRLNPDLTDASPLERGRVVVVFRGVRPAQLVLLSPTLPDTLILKEVR; encoded by the coding sequence GTGATCGTCACCGGGGAGCGCGCCGACCTGCCGGGCGGCACCACCGGGGTGCGCGGCACCGAACTGGCCATGATCGCCGGGGTGACCCAGACGGTCGAGCAGGACAGGCCGGGGGAGAAGGTGCACACCACGATCACCCTGGCCGCCGATCTCGCCTACCGCTACGTGCACGGCAACGTGCGCGTGCACGGCAACGTGGTCCGCGCCACCCACGGAGCCAGCCGGAACGAGCCGATCGGCAGCGGCGACGCGAGCAAGCCCAACCAGTCCTTCCTGCTCCGCCAGGAGCCGCTGGCCTGGCTGGCCGCGGGCGCGTTGACCCCGACCCGTCGCTCCGCTCGCCACGCCCCGCTCGGCGCGGAGAGCACCCTGGAGATCAGGGTGGACGGAGTGCGCTGGCGAGAGGTGGACAGCCTGGCCGGGCACGGACCCACCGACCGGGTCTACGTGACCGCGTTGGCGGACAACGGATTCCTCAAGATCACTTTCGGTGACGGCAGGCAGGGCGCGCGACTGCCCACCGGCGTGGAGAACGTGCGCGCCAGCTACCGGGTCGGCCTCGGCAAGGCGGGCAACCTCACCGCGGGCCAGCTCACCCAGCTCACCACCCGCCCGCTGGGCGTCTCCGCGGTCACCAACCCGCTGCCCGCCGACGGTGGCGCCAACCGGGACGACGCCGGTCAGCTGCGGCGCAACATCCCGTTGCGGGTCACCGCCTTCGACCGGCTGGTCTCGGTGCCCGACTACGCCGACTTCGCCCGCGCCCGCGCCGGGATCGGCCGGGCCGAGGCGCGCCGGCTCTACAACGGCACCCGCCAGGTCGTGCACGTCACGGTCGCGGGCGTCGACGACATCCCGCTGCACCCGGACTCCGAGATCGTGACCACGCTGCGGGCCGCCTTCGCCGCGCACGGCGACGCCGGGCTGCCCGCCGAGGTCGCGGTCCGGGAGCCGGTGCTGCTGGTGATCGCGGCCAACATCCGGGTGCACCCCGACCACAGCTGGGACCTGGTCGAACCCGCCGTGCGGGCCGCGCTGCTGGCCCGCCTCGGCTTCGCCGGCCGCGAGCTCGGCCAGCCCGCCTACCTCTCCGAGGTGCTGGCCACCGCGCAGGCCGTGCCCGGCGTGGACCACGTGGACGTGGACTCCTTCGCCGGGGTGCCCGGCAGCATCACACCCGTTGGCCTGCAACAGCTGGCCACCGACCTGGCCCGCCCCAACCCCTCGGTGCCCGCCCGGCTCGCCCAGTACACAGTGGACAGATACCGGGTCGAACCCGCTAAGGGCGAGACCGAGACCCTCACCGCGGTCTGCGCCGAGCACGGCATCTCGCTGGCCGAGCTGCTGCGGCTCAACCCCGACCTCACCGACGCCTCACCACTGGAGCGCGGCCGGGTGGTCGTGGTCTTCCGCGGCGTGCGACCGGCCCAGCTGGTGCTGCTGTCGCCGACCCTGCCGGACACGCTGATCCTGAAGGAGGTGCGGTGA
- a CDS encoding DUF4157 domain-containing protein: MTRSLDRQPKPSERKKPETTAARVPRELREVLAAPGHPVDPALRRELESRLGHDFSRVRVHTDTDAATVAELVGAEAVTVGQDIFFAKGRYRPETVEGRHLLTHELLHTIQTPHPLGDLAAGRDPGAVSTPGQPAEREAESLAEAPGEVREKSQLGRFTPELRETVLARLENRLPSSEYRRVLELLAEVDQSAAAPEVETGAVPEPVVETPEPQPELEPEPEPEPEPEQEPRPEDPKPEEPEKEEPEEEDAEQEDTAKEDEQPQVEQPAPAQEAVPQPAAQLPAASAPPAGATPAPIAPRAEPQQPPAEPERVEAAAAGPDSPLARHGLLDREEPPEQEKPLGLEPDAESEVDTPDPEPPPEPVEPELKPEDHLPAADLDVSGVPTADQVTLSASGRPPAPSFPAPPPSKAEQAPEPSEVDDPEPEQPTIPATPVAEPEPAATSVAEPSAPAPLAAETRSPNSAAPAAAAPEPAATPGPATGPGLARAGPGPAPAAPESAPTGGGGGAAPAPAPAEPEPAAPDVSAQPPEAALASVGALLIDRMQPALSQVDPAHRPDHVTWQANSVGSTRPARASACRFCPHWTTGCGTPSTRPGGRPT, encoded by the coding sequence ATGACCAGGTCACTGGACCGCCAGCCCAAGCCCTCGGAGCGCAAGAAGCCGGAGACCACCGCCGCCCGCGTGCCCCGCGAGCTCCGCGAGGTGCTCGCCGCACCCGGCCACCCGGTCGACCCGGCCCTGCGCCGAGAGCTGGAGTCCCGCCTGGGCCACGACTTCAGCCGCGTCCGGGTGCACACCGACACCGACGCCGCCACGGTCGCCGAGCTGGTCGGGGCCGAGGCGGTGACGGTCGGCCAGGACATCTTCTTCGCCAAAGGCCGCTACCGCCCGGAAACCGTCGAGGGCAGGCACCTGCTCACCCACGAGCTGCTGCACACCATCCAGACCCCACACCCCCTCGGCGACCTGGCCGCGGGCCGCGACCCCGGCGCCGTCAGCACCCCGGGCCAACCGGCCGAACGCGAGGCCGAGTCCCTGGCGGAGGCTCCCGGCGAGGTCAGGGAGAAGTCGCAGCTGGGCCGGTTCACGCCGGAGCTGCGGGAGACGGTGCTGGCGCGGCTGGAGAACCGGTTGCCGTCCTCGGAGTACCGGCGGGTGCTGGAGCTGCTGGCGGAGGTCGACCAGTCGGCGGCCGCGCCGGAGGTGGAGACCGGTGCTGTTCCCGAACCCGTGGTGGAAACCCCGGAGCCGCAACCGGAACTCGAGCCAGAGCCGGAACCGGAACCCGAGCCGGAGCAGGAGCCGCGTCCCGAGGACCCCAAGCCCGAGGAACCGGAGAAGGAGGAGCCCGAGGAGGAGGACGCCGAGCAGGAAGACACCGCGAAGGAGGACGAGCAGCCGCAGGTCGAACAACCCGCCCCGGCTCAGGAAGCCGTCCCTCAGCCCGCGGCCCAGCTCCCCGCCGCCTCCGCGCCCCCGGCAGGCGCGACCCCGGCTCCCATCGCGCCCCGAGCCGAACCCCAGCAACCCCCGGCCGAGCCGGAACGCGTCGAAGCCGCCGCGGCCGGCCCCGACAGCCCCCTGGCCCGCCACGGCCTGCTCGACCGCGAAGAGCCCCCGGAACAGGAAAAACCCCTCGGCCTCGAACCGGACGCCGAGTCCGAAGTGGACACTCCGGACCCCGAGCCGCCGCCGGAACCAGTCGAGCCCGAGCTGAAGCCGGAGGACCACCTTCCGGCGGCTGACCTGGATGTCTCCGGGGTGCCGACGGCGGATCAGGTGACGCTGTCCGCGAGTGGGAGGCCACCGGCTCCGAGCTTCCCCGCGCCGCCGCCGAGCAAGGCGGAACAGGCTCCGGAACCGTCCGAAGTGGACGATCCAGAGCCCGAGCAGCCAACCATCCCAGCGACGCCCGTGGCGGAACCGGAACCCGCGGCGACATCCGTCGCTGAGCCCTCCGCCCCTGCGCCCCTCGCCGCCGAGACCCGCTCGCCGAACTCCGCAGCCCCGGCAGCCGCCGCTCCGGAGCCCGCTGCCACGCCTGGCCCCGCCACCGGGCCTGGCCTCGCTCGAGCCGGGCCTGGCCCTGCGCCCGCCGCCCCCGAATCCGCTCCCACCGGCGGGGGCGGCGGCGCGGCCCCGGCGCCAGCCCCAGCCGAACCGGAACCCGCCGCCCCCGATGTCTCCGCCCAGCCCCCGGAAGCCGCGCTCGCCTCGGTCGGCGCCCTGCTGATCGACCGCATGCAGCCCGCACTGTCCCAAGTGGACCCCGCCCACCGGCCGGATCACGTTACCTGGCAAGCGAACTCAGTCGGATCTACGCGCCCGGCTCGGGCCTCGGCGTGCAGATTCTGTCCACATTGGACGACCGGCTGCGGGACACCCTCTACCCGGCCTGGCGGCAGGCCGACCTGA